The genome window atcaaagcttccgttcttggaccttttgtaagtcctctttcgttctttttgcatttttagcacaaaagtcaaactgtgtttgactttctgcattgaccagtctatggtcaacgcgaagtttgtttgaacttcataacgtgagcgtaatcacgatggttatagtccctagtgactatacctactgattaccacgttatctaggctcagtgacgagtcgtagtttcggccaaaatgcgttttcttgcgtattttgtaaccaaactactctagggtatcaaaaccgtttgttttgataccaaacctgttttctaacttaactaaacatgttctagcatgtttagctcgtcgcttttagatttgtgcttgtttagggtcgtaaaggtaagcgatctaatcaatcgcttatactttcgaacccgacccatttggtcgatcattaggatccgaccaaacactttaggtgaccatagttgtatagggaataaccttccgaggttataccttatggtcacgtcgtttaagtagttgtatgataagtagttcttatgccttaggtaaattaccaaaatgccctttttgcaccaaaatttatttaaagtatatgtaacctaaattttgacatctaaactaattaggtaactatattagacatgttaaggcatattttacttgtcataggactagttaagcggtccggatgcgttttacgcaaacgacgcgttaaagtggcataagctacctaaacgggtcgtaatgggtcaaaagcacttaggataggtttcgttttagtacgtaggctttgttaaaccatattacataagttcccatacttatttggtttacgaaccctcgtactacccgatcctccgatgggtccgtttattaatgtagatacctatattaggtgccgtttgaatccgtgatcttctagcttgcttggtggttatcctaggacttctaagcaatctcaagtgagtacatagtcccctcttttactgtttttcaaacgttttggggtgaaacacatgtgcctacttgttactttcatgctttcaatgttttcataccatatacttgctatgttcattagtacactattagtacatgatttcattatgtttttgctatgtatgcccattgtgtgcatacttagtacatcgttttacatgacattttatgctacgtatgttcgtttagcgcatacttagtgcattgttttacattaccttttcatgctatgtatgttcatcatacttagtacattttcatcacatgcttacattttgggtatgacatttggtttgtttaagtgggaccatatacattcattaactttgatcacgccgctcgttagtaggtaatggtaccataggaattgacaactcccgttcctgacatcctgagtatgtttggatggaaggaatgaccgaattcgattaaaacatttagacagatagacctttaaattcgtttaggggttcatcaccacagtcgcaaggcttggatgtatgcactttctcaataccgcataaatgtttgtattcagtatagcatgcatttccacaaaacataacattgatttaaaccacgttttacttcaatacattgttttgtgcacttttatacatggtttagtggatacatatttcacttgccatacatgacattttgtttacacattacatgattgacatttgacatagacattttgacatggttttcacaatgacatttgacaattggtttagacatgggcaatttacattggtggtttgtttgggtaagtgacttaagtaacgaggcgtgtgtaatgtgatacaagcatggtggatacgccgctggtacttcctatatataagtgcttgtactaTATTACACGTCGttgcgttatttaaatcatttaatttggatttacacatttttacacaaataacatatttttcacaagacattgttttacaaaatagtttgtgttatacaaattcattttacttgattattcatttaaccttacaatcattcttttaactatacatatctatcatcgcttttcaaaacgatttacaaaacaaaacattttacaaggatcatgactgatttttgttaaacaacttttttctaaacttataagtcatgaatcctaaatcaataaaacctatgtactcgccggcatttttatgctgacgtacctattttcacatgtgtttcaggagatgatgcataggattgatcaagatacacataggcggacttgggccttagtgacaataaaagatgcaagactagttaattttgttactcttctttgtttgttaagacgtTGTAactctttttattaataaaacaacatttcaattttccatgtgttatgaaacaatgattctgttacaacactccccgacgattccgccacgttttgttgttttacgtggtcggggtgtgacaatggccGGGTCAGACGAAGTCAACAGTCACCCAAGGGAGAATCATGATACATCCCGAGTTAATGAAGCATGAGCGGAATTGCaggcattaatagataatgctGTTACACGAGCTCTAGACAGACAATTCAATGAATCTAGTGGTACCCATGTCAGGACTCAGTCTGTACCACACTCAAAACCACCCTCAAGGACTAATACCGCTCACAAGAGTGATTCTCGTCACTCATCGAATCAGAGGAGCGTTCCATCTAGGAAGGTGGTGCTACATCAAGAACCACGTGTTAAGGGTTGTTCTTATAAATATTTTGTTTCCTGCAAGCCCAGGGATTTCACGGGGGAGAAAGGAGCCATCGATTGTATGActtggctcgatgagatggacactatggTCGATATTAGTGGTTGTGCAGGACAGGAcgttgtgaagtttgtttcacagtcaTTTAAGGGAGAAGCCTTAGCATGGTGGAGGTCACTGATTCAGACTGCTGGAACGATCCCACTGTATAATCTGACATGGGATTAGTTTGTTGCTCTTattaaggagaattactgccctcagcatgaggttgaaaagatcgaggcTGATTTCTTGTCATTAGTTATGaaaaacctggattgtcaagcataccttacaagcttcaataccatgtctcgattggttccttacctAGTGACGCCGGAACCAAAGCGAATCGCCCGCTTCATtaggggtttagccccagaaatcaaagctagTGTCAAGGCCTCTCGACCGACTACTTTTAGGTCAGCAGCTGATTTATCTCTATCCCTCACTCTGGCTGCAGTCAGGCTGAGATCGCTTAAGAGCTCTGAAGAAggaaagaggaagcgtgaggatgataactcacgaCGGTCTGAGAAGAAGCATAAAGGTAACACAGACCACAAGAAGAAGTCTGAGTCTAACAAGGGTAGCCAGCAGACAGATGAGAAGCCAAAGTGCAAAACTTGCCAAAAGcgtcattttggaaaatgcaggttTGAGTCAAAGTCTCAGTTAAAGCCGATtgcatgtgggttatgcaagtccaaggatcacaagACATTAGACTGCAAGAAAATAAAGGATGCGACGTGCTATAAGTGTAATGAAAAAGGacacatcaagaccaactgccctaaatatgccaaaaAGCCTGAAGAGgtcaagaagaccaatgcaagggtctttTGAATGGATGCACGAGAAGCTGTTCAGGACGAtaatgtgataacaggtaccttccttataaatgatgtttatgcaagggtgTTATTTGCTTCAGGTGcggataagtcatttgtagatgataagttttgtaagttgttgAAATTACCAGTTAAAACcctaagcgtgaaatatgaggtagaaTTGGCGGATGGTACCTTAGAGACAgcctcaactgtgttagatggatgttttataaccattaggaaccactcttttccattgTCCTTGCTTCCGTTAAAgctagctggtttcgacatagtaataggcatggattggttatctcataaccaagcccagatcgtttgcaacaagaaacaagtggtgatcaagactccgtatggtgagccacttaccatacaGGGAGACACTCAGTATGGGTTGcctaagcaagtgtctatgctttaGGCGTCTAGGTGTatgaagaaaggttgtgtcatttacatggcacaagtgaccattGAAGAGCCGAAGCCCAAaattgaagacatccctgtcatttctgaatatccagaagttttccctgaagaactacctggtttaccaccagataggcaagtagagttcagaattgacatcattcctagagcagcacctgttgcaagagcaccttacaggttagccccaacagagatgaaagaattaaggactcgactggatgatttgttagccaaaggttttattagaccgagttcgtctccttggggagcaccaatcctgtttgtaaagaagaaggatggatcaatgcgtttatgcatcgactattgcgagcttaacaaggtcaagatcaagaatagatatccattgcccaggatcgacgatctgttcgatcaattgcaaggggcaagttatttctccaagatcgatttgaggtcaggctaccatcaactgaaagtcagagacaaagatgtgcacaagactgcatttaggactcgttatggtcactacgagttcttagtgatgccttttgggctcactaatgcaccagcagcgttcatggatctcatgaaccgcgtctgcaagccctacttggacaaatttgtcattgtcttcattgatgacattcttatttacTCAAAGAGttaagctgaccatgagaagcacctcCATTGTATTCTTAAACTCCTAcagcaagagaagctctatgccaagttttcaaaatttgagttttggcttcgtgaagtccaattcctcggacatgttgttagtgagcgtggtatccaggtggatcccgctaagattgaagctatcatgaattggcaagagccgaagacaccCACGGAGATTCGTAGCTTCTTGGGTTTGACAGGATACTACAGACGTTTTATTGAAcacttttcaaggattgttgcacCCTTAACTTCACTAACCCGTAAGAAtatcaagtttgattggggtcataatgtcacacccctaatttccacgtgtcaccggtgggcccggtgggggagtatcgtgacgtagttgatatgatcatagtcaaacaacacaaattataatgcacagcggaagcaaaaaagagatttatttcaaccaaacaaactgtaatatccaagtatcacaatgtagctgaaatagatccacatgcggatcaaaataaaaaggagaactgttcaacagataaatggcatccaagcttgcgagactctaacgatgctaaggagtagctagcctattacgtgtagaacctgcacttaatctttttggggaaaatacgtcagtttacactggtaaatacaatttaactgactcattttaaaaacatttaaaaatttatttgaatgcacatggcacaaacctttttataacttgggataattaatcaattttaaacttgtaaaagaattacatgtctgttatgcgttcagtcgcctggttcgtgccgggtttaagattaatagacacaccacatagtataaatccgcAGCAGGAAACCAACGgattataccttaataaatatggacacattgtcgggtgtacgcctacacccgcgtgtcaaggtcgtggccatttcatgaatgatgccaaggatatccgggacatgatcATTAAACTctcaaaggcgtaaaacaaacaaaaaccaatttttaaatgggtcacattgataatacccaactactaatgagttagggtcaatttcccgaccaagcggtattttatataccgtaccccaagcccgtataagggaaaataagttaaaagtatttacctttgcaagtataattcacaacaagcaagtgcacgtatcttttactggatctcctattctggaacgaaggtttataataacctattagaatcctaacgggtctttaatttagcctaagcttagaccacttagttttaataaaagaatacggttcaatcgcatggaaggcgaagaccggattagaatgtggtttagacccaacaagtttggagacttgtataatatgggcaaactaaacacattctggattttgagacaaagatgatatggtttgacccgtttcggctaatatgcgtaaactagttacataagccgatccgaacgcgaaaatgcgtaacgggtaaccatataaatcatatacaagtttcctgagattatatgcactaaatatgttgtgacatcagtaagatatgtccaattatgcccaaaaatattttaaactcaatttatgccttataagggcgttttggtcattttaaagggtataatagagttaaactagtaatctgagttacatatctgaataaatcagtaaatatacttagtttactATGCTATAATAGTAGGGCATCatatttatgtgaattttatagttataaccatcctatgcaccgaaagggcattttggtaattccacataagcctaaaaggtcaaaactggaaatctgagtttggaactttagtttactgttataatatagaaatttactgaatatatcagtaggtatcaactcttatatatataaactagttttgatacttactatgtcgtaaaaatgcctaaaaaggcgatttggagccatttccgggttttgaaagaaaagctgatatttttataattccagaagcctcaaaataatatatttaacacaataaatcagtggaaaaaggtttgaggttaaaaggatttataaaactcattttatagccttaaAAGGGCATAACCGGTAATAACCGAATTAAGCtaaaaactctaagttatgctcagcctaaaaataaataaaaatatccaaaaatccgaaaatattattatatatcagtgggtataaagtttgatataaaaatttgggtttagataggctatatgctaattatgctaattaattactaagaaagcttctaattacgctaatgagcataactcttaatctagacctcaaactgatgtcaaattttaggtacaagtttataattcagtaactaagatgtctacccttttatattttcaaaaatcacactttatggacatttgggcataatggtcaacatatgggcatttaacggaaacttgcataataattagacaactagtgaaccaagccgtataatcacatagggttatactagcatgtaactaggtccaaaagaagctctaaggcaatcctaaacttggcaaaacgggtcagaactaaaagtcaaagcgaaagtcaaactatgtgttggtgcacttacgtctgtcgactacgtcttacatcgagtctagAGTTGTATAGGATAGacatggcacggaatcctagaaaacAGTGTTTATGTAGGTTTCGCTTGTAGGGCAGTGTCTAGGTTCCGCTTGTATGTCAGTCTTATGGTTTCGCTTGAACGGTAGtattgtagtttcgcttatacagacatgaatgtataagcgaaacctgtcATCTATATATAGGATGTCCTTTCAAGCGAACCTAGAACACATAGTTTACGGTgtttttcttccggtgagccacgaagtgctgccgaagtgctgtcagaacgtgtactcgtgttattgatcaatacaacagcaagtttAAGTGAATGTgactgaaatagcaccaaatcataagtttccgcctcttgatttggataggaattcttctgatcgactcaaacagggccgaaacacgatcctacaattggtatcagagctcaggaggaggagttcttgccattttagctgcatttcatctagttttctacactttcttcaaattttcaaaattgttttcacggtaaaaccagctcaaaatcacacaatacactcggaatcatgtattagtaaacccttgaagttttcagatctaaaatcgacctagaactTAGATTTTTCAgagtttcgcttattcggtcatGACATCAGCAGGTAGTTTCGCTTCAAATCTCAGTTAGTTTCGCTTCAGTGGCTGTTAGTTCCGCTTCAAAGTACATAGTTCCGCTTCTAAGTTGCTAGTTTTGCTTCAGAGTTTCGCTTGAACAGACAACTTAGTGGTTTCGCTTCTAAGTCACTCAAGTGTTTCGCTTGAACAAACATCAAGTGTTTCGCTTCAACAGACATCAAGTAGTTTCGCTTGAAGTTACAACTTGTAGTTCCGCTTGTGTGAACACTTGAAGGTTTCGCTTGGTTGGACTATTGTAGTTTCGTTTATTTGTCTGTTGGGTAACTTTGTAAAATTTAAACAATGGATACTGAAttctataacgcttttgctagccTGATCACaattactcagaatgctttgattgaCAATGAAACCGGGATGTCTCAGAgaccgcctaaactcatggatatcgatgattataacgtgtggtctgaacgttttggaaactGGGTCGAGGCCTATCActtagatgcgtgggaacacactgaagagccatatgaaAGACCCACAAGAAACAACAAAGAGTTATCAATCCGGGAAATGAGTACTGAggacaaaaagaaatatcgagatgagaaactcatggtgagtctgcttcaacaagctataaagaagatatcttgatactacttcaacatgatggtacTGCTTATTCAATTTGGATTGAATTGGAAGAAAAGTTTGTTGggagtgatgatatgctcaagaataaaatgtctctcatgaagaaagagtttgatctgtttcgtggtttaaagtctgaaaacaccaagcagataattgacagatattgtaacttggtgagaaacatgacaaaacttggtattaaaaaggatactgatgaattgattgaaaaacttgcagatgcgctaccacatgaaacatggggaacgtttctgatgatgcttACAAGAATATGACGTTGGGAGATTTCAtgaaacacctggaagctcaagagatggagcagaggaagattgccaggatgaagaattatgatggagaacaggatatcagtttgtactacaaggGTGGTGCTACTGGATCAACAAACCATTCTCCGAAGATAGAAACTGCTTttagtgttaaagattcttctgaaaagaaatcttCCCAGGGATCCAGCAGCTCAatattttcatcattcgatccaaacatttctttaacaaagaatggaagaaaacttcagtgcaatattgttcttagtattgaaaatgatcaagattacactgaagagattgctaaaaatcaaatgtctttgttaggaatggttcttgagtcttatagtagttttgtggctggaaagatcggtaatccaatgcttactaaagaggattacgatcaaattgatgctgaggaaatggaattgatggacattaaatggtgtatggctagcgtgatgagacgagctgaaaagtttaagcaaataacgggaagagatgatttccgtgatgcaaatgtttcaactttaggatttgataaatctaaagttacgtgttttcgttgcagggaaaaggggcatttcaagagggagtgcaaaaatcgtgaagctactggagcccaaaatcctttcggaaacaacgattatcacaaaaaggagatttatcatcaagtcacaccaccagcacagcatcaggcaaaaactgctcatgggagagatgtgattgataattcaaaaagagcatgtctaagcaaatatgaaaacttttcatgggataaatatattccaataaacagcaaagtgtgtttggcagaacaagatgatgagaagttggctgaaggtttttgttgggatgatttttgcccagataaagatctcatggccaaagagatgtccaaaaacacttcaaatgctttctttgctaatgcctatgatttgaaatgtgcagaaagaagcagaaaagtcatggaagctgctgaagcaagacgaagaaagctcaaagaagaggaagaagaggaagagatactaaaagctgaagctgaagctgagagaaaaagaagagctgaatttttccaaccagacagaaaagtcaaagaggttcctgaatttgaagtaaaagttgatgctgaaccagTTGAAGTTCCagaaaaatgcatgaactgtgattctttaatcaagcagaacaatgagttactgcataacataaacagattaaaagaatcatatgatacaatgaaaagagaaatcaacaagtatactgattcgagtggtgaacaaaCTGTGGCATTGAATACACTGAAGATAGTgtacctgagacagcttgatgatccTAATTTTCATATTAAGAAGTGTGCAGATctggagttggagttagcaacacaaaagatagaaactgagaaagtgaaaaagttattagaaagttactcatgttcttcttttgttgttgacaggatttatctgGTTGTGgaaaatttgaagacgtttgaagaagtgaagatgtCTGAAGAAAggaaatctgtgacaaaagacgaagaaaaagtgaagacttctggtaagaaatcaagtgtggtctacaatagatgtccgcccccggtcgaaaatggatattcacctcgaaatccaaattctgagagagtcgaaaaagcaataaacttagaatgggagtctgggccatcggataacttgcaagaaaatattgatgtcacgtagacgtcatccgacactgatcatgagtcaaagttgataaaaagcgtggtcgatcaggtgttagataaagatgacagtgaggagtcaaatatggagtccaaacccgagtcaaagtcagggtccAATACGTCAAAGCCAAcattcaaaaaggacaaacgggtttataataaagagtttttgatgtcaaaatctaatttgaatgatgaatcattcaaagtggcttatactttgaaagattctgacaaattatattctgatgatgcttttccaataaaaagtgtcagatttgaaatgattcaaaaggttttcaaaataacagaaattaatatttctgaaataaaagatttaaatcttaatggaaaacctaaaccatacacttcaagagatcaacaaagaatcaacaagaaaatgggttacaattgtggttatagtttccaaaagaaaccaaaccataatcgtaatttcaaaaagaaaggtcttggttttattccaccgaaaaactataaaaatgaaaaaatttataaattaaaaactgtgtttgtttcagggaaaacaacagaagctgaaaaagaacaatcattcagaaggCAGTCTAATCGGGAATTCCTTgtcaagaagcaagaagaactgaagaagaatgaagtttcaaagaagattgaaaagagaacctgttttcagtgcaagattgctggtcatgtggcgaaggattgtccgaagacattcaagccaaaacaggaagtctctggtaaaataAAAGAGAAAGTTGTCGAGAAGACTGAACTGaaaacccggaagtttactggatttgaaaattcaacctttgaaaaaggagaatgttcaaagagtgcttcaagaagAATGGATGatgtgccaaatcaaaaatgggttgtgaaaggttcaggtaatagttctggtgatgaatctaattccataaaatcagaggagccacgtgttgagaaaaaagTTGAAAGgaaagttccaactatgaacgatgaaaattttccaccattgcgtgctgaaaattttatgaggAAAgatggaaaagttgaaatttcaaatcaattttattctgacaagaagaaatttgatgttgaaaaaactttcaacggaaatgtaaaacgtatctttggacaaatggtcaacggcaaggccaaaagtatcaaagatttttatgcttccaaaggacgtaTTTACAAGtttgttgaaagaaaagatgaagaaaatgtTGTTatacccaaggaaggtcaggcttgggtggatatatttttcaaagaataaaaacctgacttgacggagatcccaagttggtaatcgtggatcatgaatcggcatcattctttatcatgtttgttTAATGTGTTTGAGAAGATTTGCaagacttgccggaactcccaggtttgtaagcgaggagtaggaatcggcaccttgagaattcaaccaacagatggtaattggttgaaaaacaggtttgaagttTGGTTTGTGCTtatctgcatatggtaaatcaaggacattaatttgtacttgaatttttcctacaagtggttgataaacaaacttattttccggaaaaaccattctgattaaaacaaacttgagtgttttgaaatcattatgggaaaatagtttgttgtgaggggaagttctgattgtttaagccaaacagatggagaattgaggcgattcgatatcagttgtcatgttctgtatagtttgttttcaattttctttaggtgtatttgaattttagggggagtaagaaatttttagaaaatccaaaaacatcagaaagtttgagaagttttgcaggacttgccggaactcccacgtttgtaagcgaggagtaggaatcggcaccttgaaaattcaaccaacagatggtaattggttgaaaaacaggtttgaaatgctTAACTGTTAATCCTtcaagtggttgtatgtttgtggtTGTTACAAGTGGTTCAAATTTTGAATCAGGTTGATTCTAcaaagtggttaatcaaggtcattaaattgagcttgagttaactatcattaTAAAGAGAAAGAAACAAAGTGATGATCTTGCCCCAATTTTTACAAagggtaaaatcaacaaaacttattttccgaaaaaaccattctgattaaaacaaacttgagtgttttgaaatcattatgggaaaatagtttgttgtgagggggagttctgattgtttaagccaaacggatggagaattgaagcgatttgatatcagttgttatgttctgtatagtttgttttcaatttttttagatgtttttgaattttagggggagtaagaaatttttagaaaatccaaaaacattagaaaaattgaaaaagccaaaaacatgataaaattgaaaaatgagtttttgttgcataaaagaggaaatgatagtacatcagtggactatcacagcacgctaaagaaatgaaaagtcaaaatgtgataaacctaaaatcaaaactgtaaagagatataaacctaaaatcaaaacttgcttattctgtgggttaataaaactgcttggatatataggtaacccctgaaatcttgtttgaaaggtcccttattctgagatactaggtctttatgctcagtgatatctggggtattatcccgggacttctgctgtatggaaatactgacctagtccccggataatgctttctgcaaaaagctttaaaatataagctcgccctcagcatgctgatgaaacaataaaattgatagtcgctgctgttgtcaataaaagatcctctataggggaccca of Helianthus annuus cultivar XRQ/B chromosome 1, HanXRQr2.0-SUNRISE, whole genome shotgun sequence contains these proteins:
- the LOC110929495 gene encoding uncharacterized protein LOC110929495 gives rise to the protein MSRLVPYLVTPEPKRIARFIRGLAPEIKASVKASRPTTFRSAADLSLSLTLAAVRLRSLKSSEEGKRKREDDNSRRSEKKHKGNTDHKKKSESNKGSQQTDEKPKCKTCQKRHFGKCRFESKSQLKPIACGLCKSKDHKTLDCKKIKDATCYKCNEKGHIKTNCPKYAKKPEEVKKTNARVF